ATCGCCCAAAAACTAGTCATCACTGACGCCTCCTTCATATAAGCTTTCATAGTAAGTCTCAATATCCATGCCCGCATCGTTACGAATTTCGTCCGCACGCTTATGCACTGCAATCCCTTGATCCTTCACAATTACGACTTCATCTAAAATAGCGGCAATTTCTGCGACATAGTGATCACTGATTAGAATCGTCGCCGTGGCGGGTTTCCACTTTAAAATACTACTAATGATGCGTTTACGACTCATACTATCAATCCCACTGAAAGGTTCATCGAGTAAATACAAGTCAACTTGTCGAGCCAGCGTTAAAGCAATCACAACTTTTTCTTTCATCCCTTTTGACAATGCACTTAATTTCTTAGTGCCGTCAATTTCAAGGAACCCGGCAATTTCTTGATAACGAGCTTGGTCGAAATCTGGATAAACCGTCTCGTAATAACTAACGACCCGATCAACTTTAACGGCACTGGAAAAGCCATGGAGTTGTTCAGAAAAGCTCAAATGACGCTTCCGCTTCGCCTCATCGGTTTCATCACTGACGGTAATCGTGCCACTGCCTTTAGCACTACCCGTGATTAACCGCATCAATGTCGTTTTGCCGGCACCGTTCTCACCTAATAAACCGACAATTTTGCCAGCTTGAATCGTTAAGTTAACCGTTGATAGGATTGTTTTACGATTATGGCGATAATTTAAATCTTTAACTGCTAATACATTACTCATGTTGTGCCCCTCTCTGCTCAATATACCGTTGTAAACTAGCCATAATTTCTGAATCGTCTAAATTTAGCGCATGGAGTTGTTCATAAACCGTCGCCAACTGAGCCATGACTAATTGCTCTTTTAATTGGGCAATTCGTGCGGTATCCGTTGTGACAAAGTTACCTTTTCCCCGTTGCGACGTCAAGGTACCTTCCGCAATCATCTCGCTCAAAGCCCGCTGCACCGTGTTCACATTAACCGTCAAATCCACGGCTAACTGCCGCACTGCCGGTAACTGGTCGCCTGGCTTTAGTTGATTCATCATTATTTCATGGTAAATATGCGTTTTAATCTGTTTATAAATTGGGATCTTGTCGTCAAATTGCACTTTGTAACGCCTCCCTAGTGTTCTATTCATCTATAACACTATAACACAACTACTTTTAAACCACAAGTTGACACTAAAATGATCCACTTGTAGGGTTAAACCATTACAAGCGGATCATTTTAAGGGGTCCTATTTATCTAAATTTAGCCTTGACCATCCTTGAAAGCAGGATATAACGTCATCCCACCATCAATAAATAGCGTTATTCCGGTCACATAGCTTGACTCCGACGATGCTAACCAGGCTGCTCCAGCGGCGACTTCGGCGGGCGACCCAATCCGATTCATCGGTACCATCGAAACGGTTTGGTCGTATTGTGCTTGATTCGCAAACTTTTTCGCATTAATCGGTGTATTAATGGCACCCGGGCCAATGGCGTTCACGCGAATCCCATCTTTCGCATATTCCATCGCAATTGTTTTCGTAAATAACTTAACGCTGCCCTTAGCCGCCGCATAACTGGCAAAGGTCGGCCATGGAATCTGTTCATGAACCGAAGACATGTTAATAATGGTTCCTTTGACGTGATTAGCTTTAAAATACTTCAACGCCATCCGTGCGCCCAAAAAGACCCCCGTTTGGTCAACTGCGGTCACTTTATTCCAATCCGCTAGGGATAATTCATGGGTTGCCGCCTTAATCTCCATCCCGGCATTATTCACCCAAATATCGAGTTTGCCAAAATGATCTAAGGCTGTTTGACACAACTTTTCAGCGCCGGCTGCCGTACTAATATCCGCTTGAACAATTTCAGCTTGACCACCACTTTTAACCACAGCGGCAGCGGCCGTTTCAGCACCAGCCCGATCACGATGATAATTAATAACCACGTTCATTTTTTCAGCACCAAACCGTTCGGCAATCGCATTCCCGATTCCTTTGGAGCCACCTGTAACGACGGCAACTTTACCTTTTAAATCTTGATACATCTTAGCATTCCTCCATTTATTTGATTACGGTCGTTAGCACCGCGCCGACTACAATCAGGCCTAAACCTAACAACGTTAGCACTAAGGCCCGACCATGACGAGCCTCGTGTAAAAACAATAAACCGCCGAGTGTCGAAATAACCACGGACAATTGTGAAACAACAAAGGCAATATTTACCCCATTCAGGCTAACTGAATAGATATAAGCAATCGCCCCAATTGAGAAAAACACGCCAGCAATCATCGTTTGCCAACTGGCTGGTTCCTTAATCACCTTAAAATTATGCGTTACTAGCAAATAGATCAGCACAGCCAAGACCATGCCCACAGCTTCTGGTAAAAATAATGCAATCCCAGATGTGCTAGCAACCTTGGGAATAGCGCTGTACACCCAATACCCAATCGTCGTGAGCACTAATGTCACCACCGCCTGATGCCCACGCCCCGTTGTTTGCGTCGACTGCTGCACCGACGTTAGCACAATGCCGAGCACAAGTAATAAGATACCCATAAAGCCCAGTAACTTAGCGGCTGCACTGTGCCATTCACCAAAAATAATGACTCCAATCAAAGTCGTCCCAATTAATTGCAACCCCGTTGAAAGTGGCATTGTCCGGGCGACCCCGATTGCTTGATAAGCATTATATTGACCAACTTGGCTTAAGACCCAGAAAGCACCAGCAACCATTCCTAACATAAAATCAGTCGTGGTGACTGCAGGCCGAACCACCAGCACAGTCAATAGGCCAACTAACAAGGCCCCCACCGCAGTCCCAAAAATTTGATTACGCGGATTACTTTTAATCCGTGAAACCGCCAATGGTAAGGCTCCCCAGGCGATTGCGGGGACCAAAGTTAGGATTAATTTCATTTAACTTGGCTTCCTTCCATCTTTTATTCCATGCAATACCTTTTGCACAAGTTAAATATAACCGATGCCCCTACTCAAACAACAGCTAAAACCACTTGCATTTTTTGCAACCGCAATTGGTTGAATCGCGACACAAAAAATGCCTAGTCCCTAATAAACGTGGACTAGGCCGTAAATAATTGCCAATTATATTTAATTATTACCAGTAAACAAACTGGGCTTACCATTTATCCTTAACCAAGCTAACTGTTGATTTTGGCATGGGTAAGGTCATTTTTATTGCACATATTGGGCTAAAAAGGTAGCAACTTGTCGCTTATATGTCGCATAATCTTGCGTAATCGCCGTCGTATGTCCAGCCCCTTTGACCAACCATAACTTTTTAGGTTGATTAGCCTGTTGATACAATGTTTTTCCCATCTTAGTCGGCACAAAATCATCTTTAGTCCCACTAATAATCATAATCGGTAACCGATTCTTTTTGATTTGTTTAACAGCATCCGCCGCACCAAACGTATACCCCGCACGTAGTTTCGTAATCGCACTCGTCACATCGACTAATGGAAAGGCTGGTAAATGGTACAACTGCCCTGCTTGATAACTAATAATCGCTTTGGCACTTGTAAATGGACTATCTACCACGTAGGCCTTGATAGCCGGAATTTGCGTTTCACCACTCGCCATGGTCATGCCAGCCGCACCCATGCTAATCCCGCTCATGACAATTTGGGTGGTTGCGGTTCGCTTAACCACGGCCTGCGCCCATTGCAAATCATCTTTACGTTCCAGCCAGCCATAGCCGACCGCCTGACCTTGACTAGCACCGGCGGCCCGAGCGTCTGGGACCAATACGTTATACCCAAGTTCATGATACATGCCAGCCCAAGCGCCCATCAAAGCTTTATTACCCGCAAAACCATGGGCTAACACGACTGTTTTCTTTGACTTATTTTTCGGTAAATACCAAGCAACTAATTTTAAATGATCCTTAGACGTCATCGTCCAAGTTTGCTTCTTGGCGGTTAAATACCACTTTTTTTCACGATAGACTGCACTCTTTTTCGATAGTTTCGTACTCTGGGTCACAAACGCTTTATCGCCCCGCGCAATCGCAACTTGATAGAAGTACGTTCCCGCCCCAATTAAGGCGCCCGCTAACAAAATAACGATGACGCCGCCTGTAATTAACCACTTTTTCATCCATTCCGCCAACCTTACTTAAATATTGGGTGAATTTTCGCCACTACCACCATCATAACGTTTATAATTAGAGATAACTAGACTATATTTGGAGGGTATGTGATGCATTATTCAGAAACTTGGGACCTCGATCGGATTTTTCCCGGTGGGATTGATTCACCAGCTTTAACCACTAAGCTGGCCACCATTAAACAGCAACTCCAAACGACACAAACGGCTTTAACGAACTGGCGGGTCGACGCTGACACCCCCACTTATGATTGGTTTCAACAATTAGTCAGTGACTTGCAAACCATTCAAGCTGGCATCGCGCAGAGCCAAGTCTTCGTTGTGGCAATCCAGTCGGCGGATGCTAGTGATACTAAGGCGGGCACGCAACTTAACCAACTGTATCAATTAGATAATCAATTCGAAAATTTAATGACGCAATTCAAAAAACGGTTAGTCCAACTATCGACGACGACCTTTAATCACCTATTGGCTCAGCCAAAATTACAATCATTAGCCTTTAACCTAACAGAATTTCGCCAACAAGGCTTAACCTTACTGGATGACCGAACCGAGGCTTTGATTAACGATTTCGCCGTTGATGGTTTTCAAGGTTGGAGTGACCACTACGACACCTTAGTGAGTCAACTTAAGATCAAATATACTGACGAACACGGTCAGCGACAGACACTATCAGCCGGTCAGGCTCAAAATAAATTGGCCGCTGCCATGCCAAATGCGCAACGAACGGCATTAATGGCTAGCTGGGAACAAGCTTGGCAAGCACAAGCAGCCCCCTTTGCAGATACGCTCAACCATCTGGCGGGTTTTCGCTTACAGAACTACCAAGCACACGGCACCACCGACTTTTTACGTCGGCCATTAGCGCTTAATCGGATGAGCCGCGCCACCTTAGATACCATGTATCAAGTGGTCGCCGACAACCAAGCCTTACTGCTCAGCTATTTGAATCGCAAAATTGCCCTCATGGGTAAAACCCAACTTGATTGGCAGGATGTCGAAGCACCATTAACACTGGGACACGCGACCAATAGTCAAACCTACGATCAAGCGGCAGCTTTTGTCATCGCCAACTTTCAAAAATTCAGTCCGAAAATGGCTAAATTAGCCCAGCATGCCTTTGAAAATCGCTGGATTGAAGCCGAAAATCGGCCAAATAAACGGCCCGGTGGTTATATGGATACCCTACCTGAGACCCAAGAATCGCGAATTTTTATGACTTTCACGGGGTCACCCAATGATACCGCCACCTTAGCCCATGAACTGGGCCATGCCTTTCATGCTGATGTCATCAAAGACTTACCGCTTTGGCGGCAGGACTATGCCATGAACGTGGCCGAGACCGCTTCAACTTTTGCGGAACTAATTGTTGCGGATGCCAATGTCAAGACGGCTACCGACCCCAAAACTAAGCTGAATCTATTGGATGCTAAAATGCAAAATCCATTAGCCATGTTCTTGAATATTCGAGCCCGGTACTTATTCGAAACCAGCTTCTATCAAGCTCGTCAACAGCATATTGTGACCCCTGATGAGTTATCAAGCTTAATGCTAGCCGCCCAAAAAGAAGCTTACGGTCAGGCCTTAACAACTTATCATCCAACTTTTTGGGCCAGCAAGTTGCATTTCTACATTGCGGATGTCCCTTTCTATAATTTCCCGTATACTTTTGGCTATCTGTTCAGTCTGGGAATTTATGCGCAAGCGCAAACGAATGACCACTTCGAAGACCGCTATATCGCACTTTTACGGGATACTGCGGCGATGTCAACGGAAGCTTTAGCCCAAAAGCATCTCGGCGTTGACCTCACTAAGCCAGATTTCTGGCAGGCTGGGGTCGCTTTAATCAAACAAGATATTGATGAATTTATGACGCTTTCGGAACCCCTACTATAACGAAATGGAAGTGACAACATGTTTCCAGAACGCTTAAGAGCTTTACGTCGCGGTCAAAAAATGACCCTCGGTGAACTTGCCACGGCCTTAAATAACTTAGCTGACGCTGATTTAACTCATCGCCAAAATACCGCTGCCCAAATTGGAAATTGGGAACGCAATTTACGAACCCCTTCTTATTTAGAAGTCCGTAAATTGGCTGAATTTTTCAACGTGACAACCGATTATTTATCGGGACGTGCTGACCAAGAAGAATATGATTTAGGCCGGATTTTCTTATCTGGCAAACCGCTCACCTTTAATCAAGAGCATCTCTCCAGTGAAGATCGTTACGAATTATTTCAATTAATGAATGGCTATCTACACGGTCGCCAACAACGGTTAACGCCCGACGCTGCTGGTCAAGAAGAACTTGATTTACACTTTGACAATTAGGAGTACACCATGAATCCGAAAAAATTAAAGCAATTAAAGAAACGGGCCAAAAAACAACCAACCACTAAACCATATATTGAACAACTCACCCATTATCGTGAGTTGTTCCAAGATGACCCGCAAGTGTTAGTACTCATTAATAACGCCTTGGAAAGTGATCGGTTGCTAGCCGCCGGGTTACCCCCCAACAATTACCGGTATTACAATTGCCTGATGACTTTCAAGATCAACTTTTTCAACGCCTTAATACTCAGTATGCCATGGGAGATCCGGCCGGTGACGCCGCCTGGAATCAGCTTTCAGCTGCGTTACCAAAAGTTGACCAACTTCTTCGTGATTTCCGGGATTATCTCGAAGATCAGTATGGCATGTGGGCCTATATCAGTGCGCCCTTTTTAAAAGACTTGGCCGATTTCGTTGGTGACGCCCCCGTCTTAGAGGTCATGGCAGGTAATGGCTACATCTCAAAAGGCCTCAAGCGACTACACCCCAATCAAACGGTCATCACCACTGACTCGAAAGCTTGGACTAAAGAAACTGATAATCAGACCGGCCGCCAACCAGTCACTGCCATTGAAGCATTGGATGCGGTCACTGCTTTTAAACGCTACGCCGCTGACATCGACTACGTTATCATGGCATGGTCACCAGATAAGCTCACTTTAGATTGGGACCTGCTGCAAGCTATTCGTGCCAGTGAGACACCAGTCCCATTAATTTGTATTGGTGAAAAGTATGGGGCCACCGGTTCCAAGCAGTTCTGGGATCACGCCCATTATCGCGACGATGACGCAGTTACCCAATTAAATGCGCATTATCGTCCCTTTGATTTAATTCATGATCAAGTCTATGTCATTTCATAGCATTTTGATGCTCTTGATGACCGACAAAAAACAATCGTAACCAGAATTTTGCGAATTCCGGTTACGATTGTTTTTTTGTCTAACTCGCTGCTCAAGTTATCCACAGGGGATAACTTTAAGCCAAAATTGCGGTTTTTAAAAAGTCGACTGCTGCCGCATGCATCTTATGTGGTACATGATGCCCACCACCTTCAGCCGTTTTAAAAACCGTTTGAGCTAAAGCTGGCGTATCTGCAAATTTCTGCTTAAAATCAGCGACGTATTGGTATGGAACCATCGTATCTGCCGTACCATTAAAGAAAAACATTGGCCGCCCAGCTAACCGGTCAGCATGTTGTGACAAATCAAATTGACCAAGCTGGTCGTAAGTAGTCTGCAACCAAGCACTCGGTAACTTGGCTTGGATGGCAGCTGGTAATTGCGCAACTTGGGCCTTAGCAAATGCCGTTGGGGCTGGCGCACCAATTAAGGAGGCCCCAGCAACGACAGCTGGTTGAGTTGCCATAATTGCAGCCGCCGTAATGCCTCCCATCGACGTCCCCATTACCCCCAGCTGGTCAGGATCACTAATACCTTGTGCCACTAGCGCCGCAACTAACCGTGGAAATTCAGCAACCGAATGCCCCACAATTTCCCAAAAATGTTCCGGATGTTGATCCAAGTCAACTTCGGTTGCCCGACTACCGTGCAAATAAGCAGTCGGTAAAATCACGCGAAAACCCGCTTGGACCAATTGATAGCTAGCCACTAATTCAGCTGACGTAGGGGTGGTCCAACCATGATAATCAATGATAGTCGGTTGTTTGGTCTGGGCTTGACTCGCCGCAAACACATGTAATACAGGTAATTCATCCAGCTTCGTCGTCCGGACAATCACATCTTCAAAGACAGTCGTTGTCATTATTATCACCATTTCTCAAATTAATAAGTCTCAGTTTAGCAGAGAATTATCCACAAACCAATCAATAAGGCCCTCGCACCCCCTTCAAACCACGCACAAAAAAACGCTAACTCCGGAGTTATCCACAGTTAACGTTAGTTACCGCTTATTTTTCTAAAGTATCTAAGAAATCTTCAACTTGTTTTTGGGTTTTACGGAACTTATCCACATAGCGACCCGTTTCTTCACCGTCTTCAATCCCAACGAAGCTTGGAATCCCCATAACGCCCATTTCTTGCGCAATCTCAATGTTAGCATCCCGGTCAACCGTAATCCAATCATATTGATCATATTTAGCTTCGATTTGGGGCATGACGGGCTTAATAAAAGCACAATCAGGGCACCAATCCGCCGTAAAGAATAACATATGCTTGCCAGTTTTGATGCGTTCCCGAATTTCTTCATCACTTAAAGTTGCTGTTGCCATCTGAATGCCTCCAAATATCTATTTATTTCAATAATTCAAGTTTACCACGTACAAAAAGTAAGTAAAGCCTTTTGTCCTATTTTGTGCCTGCAATAATCGCCTGTGCTAAGTCTGCCTTTAAATCAATCACATTCTCAATCCCAGTGGATAAGCGCAACAAATTCGGCGTGATGCCCTTGGCCTGCCGTTGTGCTGGGGTTAAGTCTTTGTGTGTTTGTACGGCCGGTACCGTGATTAGACTCTCCACACCGCCCAAGCTTTCAGCAAATGAGATTACTTTCAAGGCTTGTAAAAAGGCATCAACTTCAACCGATTCAGCTAAATAAAAGCTAATCATCCCGCCTCGACCAGGATATAAGACACGTTCAATTTGCGGATTAGCCGTCAGAGCCTTAACCAAGGCCTGCGCATTCGCCTCATGTTGCCGCAACCGCAGTGGCAACGTCTTCAAACTGCGCAATAATAGCCAAGCGTCAAACGGATCTAAAACGGCCCCGGTCGTCACCAAGTTAAACGTTAATTTATCCACATCCGCGGGAGCTTTCGCAATCACAATTCCCGCCAATATATCATTATGTCCTGCCAAATATTTGGTCGCAGAATGGACCACAATATCAGCACCTAAATCCAATGGCCGTTGAATTAAAGGGGTATAAAACGTGTTATCCACAATTAATTTTATGCCATGTGCCTTCGTTGTCTGGGCCGTCGCTGCAATATCAATGACGTGCATCATAGGGTTAGATGGTGTCTCTAACCATACAGCAACCGTGCGCTCATCAATCAAAGTAGCCAATTCAGATTGACTTTTGCCATGCCATACTGCAAAGTCCAACTGGTAGTGGTCATGTAGCAAATCAAAGAAACGATAGGACCCACCATACAAATCATCCGAAATAATGAGCCGATCGCCAGTTTTAAAAAGTGTAAAGACCAGCTGAATAGCTGCCATGCCAGAAGATAACGCCCAAGCTGCCATCCCATGCTCTAACGTTGCCATCGTCTGTTCCAAAATACACCGCGTTGGTTGTGCTTCTCGCGGATAATCAAACCCCGTCGATTGACCTAACCCCGCATGGCGATAGGCGGTGGCTAAATAGATTGGCGCTGAAATTGCCCCGGTTTTTGCGTCATCCGTCCGATTTCCAGCCTGTGCTAACTGCGTTTCAACTTGTAACTGTTGCGTTAATTTCTTCATCCCATCAAACTCCCTTTCACTTTTTAGCATCAAAAAAGCCCTAATCCAATGAAGGACTAGGGACGTTTATCGTGTTACCACCCAAGTTTATTAGCTGGTCACCCGCGCTAAACTTATCGAGTTATGGACTTCATAACTCACTAAAATATCGGTTAGTTACCGCTAAGACAGCCAAGTGACCATCATTAGGCGTTCCGAGTTCATCTTCATTAGCTCAACATTCACCGCTTTACAGTCTGGACGGCTTCCTGTAGAACGTCTCGTTAATTACTCGTCTCATCACTACGCAATTTTTAATTGTATTTTAATCATACTTTAATCACACTATTTTTGTCAAGTTGTTGTTTCATAAAGTTAGCCGACTAATCCCAGCTGTTGATTTAATCCAGCTAATTCGCGTTGTAACGCTTGTCTCAAGCAGGATGCTTGAGTTGGTTCGGTCAGTTGCTGTAATTTTAAAGTTAAAAGTTGTCGTTGCGCTAACAAGTAAGTTTGCCGCCCAGTTCGATTCACCGCTGCTACAACTCGAGCCGCATCGGCACCCCTAGGTAGCAACTCAATGACTTGATCTGTCATCGCCCCATCCTCCTTAGTTTCAATACCCTTAGTATAGTCCCCTCGTCCAACTGTAAGGCAACCGTTTTCATCAAAAAAGCTGACTTTTGTCCTAAGCTCACCATTAATTTTTACCTAACAGTTATCGCATGATACGTTCTAAATAGGCGGCTCGGATCAATCGGTAAGCGGTCTTACTTTTTAACTGCGTCAATTGAAATTGATCAGTCTCAACTTGGCTTAACATCGCCGCATTGGCCGCTAACTCCCACGCCACCGATCGACCGGCTATTTGGCAGGCATCTAGCGCCAATGGTTGCGTTACTAAATATTGCAACAACACAGTTAGGGGTTCATTGGTTGCCAATAACTGTAAATCTGAAACACGGGCCGCTAATAACCAGCAACGTGCTTGATCTGCTAAGTTGCGTAACGGCGGTTTTAGCCTCGGCAAAGCCTGCGGTGATTTTTTCAAATAAGCCACGGTTAAGCTAAGTAAGGCGGCAGCCGTATTAAGCAAGGCTTGATGATCTAAGCAGGCTTGGTAGCCAACCAAATACCACTGCCGTTGCAATCTGGGGGCCACCGGCTGTTTCAGTGCAGCCAGCACAAGCGTCATTTTTTCAATCAACCGGGCATATGGGGTGTGATCAATTTTGGTGACCAACGTTTCCAAGGGATACTGAACCATAATTTGACTCTCATCCGTCGCCGGATTCCAAACTAATAAATCGACATCGGCCTGAGTTTTTACCTGCGCGATGGCTGCCTGTGGATTGCTGGACCAAGCGCCGACTGGTTCAAAATCATGGTTAGTTAATTGAATCGCATATTGCCGCATCTTCAGCGCCCCCTTTTATCATGCCGACCGCACCACTCATTCATATTATTCCGGTCGATTAATCCCGACACTTACCTTAAGATACGCCTGATCATCAGCCGCATGCATGACTAAATCAGCAATAGCGCGTCGTGAAACTAACTGACCACCAAATGGGGCCCCTTTTTGTGGACCTTCATAATCATCACGACCATCATCGGTAACCAGTTGGTTGGCACGCCCGTGAGAACAACGTCAATTGATCATCCCTATGAGCTCATAAGTCATCCCGGGTCGTCGCCCTAACTGAACCAGTCGCACCTAAAATTAAGACTTTTTGCATTTTCGAAGCCCGCTTTTAATTATTTTATAGCTTAACTTTAACAGCTTCGACCAACACTAAGGCAAGCCGAACGTTCAATTTATTTTAGCGTCATGACCCAATGTTCTGTGATTCTGATTTGATTTGCACCGCTAGCGTCACGGATTACACTTACTGTAAGGTCAGCCCTGTTTAAGATTGATCCTTTTGCTTGCTATTGGCGTCAATTCGCCGTATGATACTAGTCGAAACTAATGTCAATCTTTAGGAGGGTTACAGTTGTCCTATACTATCCAAGCAGTTGCTAAAAAAATGAACGTCTCAACCTATAGTATCCGCTACTACCATGACCACGGCATGTTGCCGTTCGTCAAACGTGATGAAAATAATAATCGAGTTTTTGATGATATTGATTTGGAATGGCTCAAAATCATTATTTGCCTCCGCTCGACTGGGATGCCGGTTGAACGCATTCAGCATTATCTCCAGCTCGTCCAACAAGGTGAAACCACCGTTCCTGAACGCTATGAGATGATGAAGACGCAACAAGATCGCACGTTAGGCGAGATTAACGACCTTCAAAATCATTTAAAGACCATTAATATGAAAGTCGACCATTATGCTGATGTGTTGATTAATCATAAAGTGGATAGCTTCGTGCCTTCTAACACGGCAGAAGCTGTCGAACACGACGTTTATCAAGAAAATCAACCTTAAAATCTTAAAAGACGATTGCAAGTTAATCCCTGCAATCGTCTCTTTTTGATCATTTTAGATGAATTTAGCAATCAACACAAAGTAGAGTAAGACCAACACCCCTAATCCTAATGTATATAATAGCGCTAACCATTGGCCACCCGGTGTGCGGCCGGTCTTACCAAAGCAAATCGCCGTACCACCACAAATGACACTGAGACTACCTAAGTCCAAGCCCACGCTATGATTCATCATCATTACAAATGGTCCGAGTAAACCACCGATAATTGCCAGCCATTTCGCTGCCACTAAGATTACCCGTCCAACCTGCTTATCCTTTTCATCATACTTTTCTTTTGCCATCCGCCAGGCCTACCTTAGTCTCTTATTTTTAA
This genomic window from Lactobacillus sp. CBA3606 contains:
- a CDS encoding ABC transporter ATP-binding protein, yielding MSNVLAVKDLNYRHNRKTILSTVNLTIQAGKIVGLLGENGAGKTTLMRLITGSAKGSGTITVSDETDEAKRKRHLSFSEQLHGFSSAVKVDRVVSYYETVYPDFDQARYQEIAGFLEIDGTKKLSALSKGMKEKVVIALTLARQVDLYLLDEPFSGIDSMSRKRIISSILKWKPATATILISDHYVAEIAAILDEVVIVKDQGIAVHKRADEIRNDAGMDIETYYESLYEGGVSDD
- a CDS encoding GntR family transcriptional regulator; the protein is MQFDDKIPIYKQIKTHIYHEIMMNQLKPGDQLPAVRQLAVDLTVNVNTVQRALSEMIAEGTLTSQRGKGNFVTTDTARIAQLKEQLVMAQLATVYEQLHALNLDDSEIMASLQRYIEQRGAQHE
- a CDS encoding glucose-1-dehydrogenase, whose product is MYQDLKGKVAVVTGGSKGIGNAIAERFGAEKMNVVINYHRDRAGAETAAAAVVKSGGQAEIVQADISTAAGAEKLCQTALDHFGKLDIWVNNAGMEIKAATHELSLADWNKVTAVDQTGVFLGARMALKYFKANHVKGTIINMSSVHEQIPWPTFASYAAAKGSVKLFTKTIAMEYAKDGIRVNAIGPGAINTPINAKKFANQAQYDQTVSMVPMNRIGSPAEVAAGAAWLASSESSYVTGITLFIDGGMTLYPAFKDGQG
- a CDS encoding GRP family sugar transporter — protein: MKLILTLVPAIAWGALPLAVSRIKSNPRNQIFGTAVGALLVGLLTVLVVRPAVTTTDFMLGMVAGAFWVLSQVGQYNAYQAIGVARTMPLSTGLQLIGTTLIGVIIFGEWHSAAAKLLGFMGILLLVLGIVLTSVQQSTQTTGRGHQAVVTLVLTTIGYWVYSAIPKVASTSGIALFLPEAVGMVLAVLIYLLVTHNFKVIKEPASWQTMIAGVFFSIGAIAYIYSVSLNGVNIAFVVSQLSVVISTLGGLLFLHEARHGRALVLTLLGLGLIVVGAVLTTVIK
- a CDS encoding alpha/beta hydrolase, with product MKKWLITGGVIVILLAGALIGAGTYFYQVAIARGDKAFVTQSTKLSKKSAVYREKKWYLTAKKQTWTMTSKDHLKLVAWYLPKNKSKKTVVLAHGFAGNKALMGAWAGMYHELGYNVLVPDARAAGASQGQAVGYGWLERKDDLQWAQAVVKRTATTQIVMSGISMGAAGMTMASGETQIPAIKAYVVDSPFTSAKAIISYQAGQLYHLPAFPLVDVTSAITKLRAGYTFGAADAVKQIKKNRLPIMIISGTKDDFVPTKMGKTLYQQANQPKKLWLVKGAGHTTAITQDYATYKRQVATFLAQYVQ
- a CDS encoding M3 family oligoendopeptidase, translating into MHYSETWDLDRIFPGGIDSPALTTKLATIKQQLQTTQTALTNWRVDADTPTYDWFQQLVSDLQTIQAGIAQSQVFVVAIQSADASDTKAGTQLNQLYQLDNQFENLMTQFKKRLVQLSTTTFNHLLAQPKLQSLAFNLTEFRQQGLTLLDDRTEALINDFAVDGFQGWSDHYDTLVSQLKIKYTDEHGQRQTLSAGQAQNKLAAAMPNAQRTALMASWEQAWQAQAAPFADTLNHLAGFRLQNYQAHGTTDFLRRPLALNRMSRATLDTMYQVVADNQALLLSYLNRKIALMGKTQLDWQDVEAPLTLGHATNSQTYDQAAAFVIANFQKFSPKMAKLAQHAFENRWIEAENRPNKRPGGYMDTLPETQESRIFMTFTGSPNDTATLAHELGHAFHADVIKDLPLWRQDYAMNVAETASTFAELIVADANVKTATDPKTKLNLLDAKMQNPLAMFLNIRARYLFETSFYQARQQHIVTPDELSSLMLAAQKEAYGQALTTYHPTFWASKLHFYIADVPFYNFPYTFGYLFSLGIYAQAQTNDHFEDRYIALLRDTAAMSTEALAQKHLGVDLTKPDFWQAGVALIKQDIDEFMTLSEPLL
- a CDS encoding helix-turn-helix domain-containing protein — encoded protein: MFPERLRALRRGQKMTLGELATALNNLADADLTHRQNTAAQIGNWERNLRTPSYLEVRKLAEFFNVTTDYLSGRADQEEYDLGRIFLSGKPLTFNQEHLSSEDRYELFQLMNGYLHGRQQRLTPDAAGQEELDLHFDN
- a CDS encoding alpha/beta fold hydrolase, which codes for MTTTVFEDVIVRTTKLDELPVLHVFAASQAQTKQPTIIDYHGWTTPTSAELVASYQLVQAGFRVILPTAYLHGSRATEVDLDQHPEHFWEIVGHSVAEFPRLVAALVAQGISDPDQLGVMGTSMGGITAAAIMATQPAVVAGASLIGAPAPTAFAKAQVAQLPAAIQAKLPSAWLQTTYDQLGQFDLSQHADRLAGRPMFFFNGTADTMVPYQYVADFKQKFADTPALAQTVFKTAEGGGHHVPHKMHAAAVDFLKTAILA
- a CDS encoding thioredoxin family protein, whose product is MATATLSDEEIRERIKTGKHMLFFTADWCPDCAFIKPVMPQIEAKYDQYDWITVDRDANIEIAQEMGVMGIPSFVGIEDGEETGRYVDKFRKTQKQVEDFLDTLEK
- a CDS encoding PLP-dependent transferase; protein product: MKKLTQQLQVETQLAQAGNRTDDAKTGAISAPIYLATAYRHAGLGQSTGFDYPREAQPTRCILEQTMATLEHGMAAWALSSGMAAIQLVFTLFKTGDRLIISDDLYGGSYRFFDLLHDHYQLDFAVWHGKSQSELATLIDERTVAVWLETPSNPMMHVIDIAATAQTTKAHGIKLIVDNTFYTPLIQRPLDLGADIVVHSATKYLAGHNDILAGIVIAKAPADVDKLTFNLVTTGAVLDPFDAWLLLRSLKTLPLRLRQHEANAQALVKALTANPQIERVLYPGRGGMISFYLAESVEVDAFLQALKVISFAESLGGVESLITVPAVQTHKDLTPAQRQAKGITPNLLRLSTGIENVIDLKADLAQAIIAGTK
- a CDS encoding MerR family transcriptional regulator, translated to MSYTIQAVAKKMNVSTYSIRYYHDHGMLPFVKRDENNNRVFDDIDLEWLKIIICLRSTGMPVERIQHYLQLVQQGETTVPERYEMMKTQQDRTLGEINDLQNHLKTINMKVDHYADVLINHKVDSFVPSNTAEAVEHDVYQENQP